The segment CTTACAGCACTTGACCGCCGCTGTGGCACACCAGTGAAATTCCGCGTTGCGGAAACCCCCTGCTTTTTCCCTAAATCACTACTAGACAAGATGGCCGAAGAAGGCACAATGCTTGTGAACCAACTGCTCGACAGTGGGGCGTATCGCAAGCAGTCCGACGCAACGATTCCGAGCGAATACAACGTGCCGAACGAGTCGAATCACCCAATGTTCTTGCAGGTCGACTTCGGCCTCACTTGCACACGCGGCAAGGTAGAACCTAAGTTGGTGGAGCTGCAAGCGTTCCCTTCGCTCTATGCATATCAGCCCGCACTCACGCAGGAATATCGCAAGAGCTATTCGCTCGATCCGGCGACGCATGCTTTCCTGTCGGGACTCGATTTCGACAGCTATCACCAGCTTCTGCGCCAAGCAATTGTCGGAGAACATTCTCCGGAGAACGTGATCCTGCTTGAGATCGATCCAATGGAGCAAAAGACGCTTCCGGATTTTCTGCTTACGAAAGAGCTGTGTGGTATTGAGACAGTGAATGTCCTCGACCTGCTGAAGCAGGGAAGAGCGCTCTATTATGAGAAACATGGCAAGCAAGTCCGAGTAGAGCGAATCTACAATCGCATGATCGTCGATGAGGTCATACGAAAGGCGATCAAGCTGCCGTTCGACTTACGTGACGATCTCGATGTCGAGTGGGCCGGTCATCCCAACTGGTATTTTCGTATCAGTAAATTTTCTATTCCTTTTCTGAAACACGCGTCCGTGCCGCGCACATGGTTTCTTGATGAACTCGATTCATTGCCTGGCGATCGAGAAAACTATCTGCTCAAGCCGCTCTATTCGTTTGCGGGAATCGGGATCAAGTTTGCGCCAACGGACGAAGACATCGCTGCGATTCCACAACAGCAACGCCACGAGTACATCATTCAGGAGCGGATCGCGTTTGAGCCAGTAATCGATACTCCTCATGGTATGACGCAGGCGGAGATTCGCATTATGTACATCTGGCGCGATGGCGACCCGCAGCCCACACCGGTGCTCACTCTAGTGCGGATGGGGCGCGGCAAGATGATGGGCGTTGATCACAATCGCAATCTCGAATGGGTTGGTGGCTCAGCCGGACTTTGGGCCGACTGATCCTGCTATCCTTTTCTGTTTGTCCAGGTATAGACGCAGCATGCTGCGTCTCTACCATTACAGTTTCCAGGAGAGTCTATGAGTAGAGTTGCTGTTCTCGTCGTGAGCACCGTCCTGCTTGCTGCACAGGATGTGCCGAATCCGCCCAAGGAGTTTGATGGCAAGAGCTGGTGGGATCACGTTAAGGTTCTGGCCGATGACGACATGGAAGGACGTGAAACCGGCAGCCCTGGATTGAAGCGAGCGGAGGCGTACGTAGTTAACCAGCTGAAGCAGTCCGGCGTTGAGCCCGCCGGCGAGAACGGCTACTACCAACCGGTGAAGCTAACTTCACGCGAGATTGACGAGAAGAACTCCAGCATGGCGCTGGTGAAAGACGGCAAAGCTGAACCCTTGACCCTGGGAGAGGATGCCTTCTTCTCAACGCGGGCGGAGCTTGCTCCTCAGGTAGAAGCGCCGCTCGTCTTCGTTGGCTACGGCTTGAAAGTTCCAGAACTGAACTACGACGATCTCGCCGACCTCGACCTCAAAGGAAAGATCGCAGTGATTTTTGGCGGAATTCCATCGAACATCCCTGGACCTCTTGGGTCGCATTATTCGACTGTTGCCGAGCGCTGGAAGGCTTTGAAGGCGGCCGGAGCAATTGGCGCTTTCAATATTCCCAATCCTGCGTCGATGGATATTCCATGGTCGCGAATGAGTTTGTCGCGCACCCATCCAAGCATGGATCTCGTGGGAGCGGAGTTCAATGAGACTGCCGGTGAAAAGATCGGCGGCGTTATCAATCCTGCGCGCGCCGACAAGTTCTTCTCCGCCTCCGGCCATTCCTTTCAGCAGATTCTGGACGCCAGTAAAGATCGCAAACAGCTCCCGCGCTTTCCGCTCAACATTTCGCTCCGCGCTCGCACAAAGACTGTCACGCGTCCGGTCGAGTCAGCAAATGTGATTGGCAAGCTGACTGGCACGGATCCAACTCGGAATAACGAATATGTTGTTCTCTCAGCGCACATCGATCATCTCGGCATAGGCGAGCCGATTAACGGA is part of the Acidobacteriota bacterium genome and harbors:
- a CDS encoding peptidase M28 — encoded protein: MSRVAVLVVSTVLLAAQDVPNPPKEFDGKSWWDHVKVLADDDMEGRETGSPGLKRAEAYVVNQLKQSGVEPAGENGYYQPVKLTSREIDEKNSSMALVKDGKAEPLTLGEDAFFSTRAELAPQVEAPLVFVGYGLKVPELNYDDLADLDLKGKIAVIFGGIPSNIPGPLGSHYSTVAERWKALKAAGAIGAFNIPNPASMDIPWSRMSLSRTHPSMDLVGAEFNETAGEKIGGVINPARADKFFSASGHSFQQILDASKDRKQLPRFPLNISLRARTKTVTRPVESANVIGKLTGTDPTRNNEYVVLSAHIDHLGIGEPINGDKLYNGAMDNASGDAVLLDVAAALKSSPEKPKRSLLFVFVTGEEKGLLGSKYFTAHPTVPAKSMAANINIDMFLPLYPMKAVTAYGLKESDLGDDLRRVAEKDGVEVQDDPEPQRNSFIRSDQYNFIRHGIPAITMKVGYKPGSAEDKAFHDWLHERYHAPSDDLNQPIDQNAAGKYEQVISQLMLTIADNDKRPEWKQESFFRRYAHTSSGD